ATTTAGAATTTCAGTTCCTTTCTCCGTTTTATAAATACTCACAGATCTTTCCTGAATTTCTTTTCGAACAGATTCTTTTCTTTTTCTCACCAATAATTTATTGGATCACAAGACCAAAGCTAACAAATGAATCAAAAGCTTTTTATGACAGGCTGGTTATATTATTTTTCCTTCTTTCACTACCCATCTTTAGTTACACTGCTTTTAGTTTTCCATTTCGATTATTCCTTTTGATTTTTATTCCAGCAATCCTTTTGTTACTCCCTGCTTTTTCAAAAATAAAATCGAAGTTGACCATTGGAATCTTATGTTTGTTATTATTTTTTTACCAATGGTTCACAATGAACCGAGAAAAAGATTTTAACAACCAAGACTATAAACTTTATTCGATTTTACTACCCTTGTTACAATTCCCCCAAAATACTCTCATCATTGTTCACCAAGGTTTTGATTATTTTATTTGTTACAACAAGGCAGGGGATGCGTTCCATTTTTTACCGGAAGAGAAACATAAAAATAGACCAATCTATCGGATTGTTTACGGGGTATCTGCAGCTGAATATGAAAAGTATCTCAAAAAAGATGTTAAGATACAATATTTACCCGGCTTCTATTCTGTTATCGAAGAAAATCGATGGCAGGAATTTTTAACAGAGCTTCCTGCCGATACGAAAAAAAGAATTTTGGATTGGAAAAATCCAAACACACATCGAACAAATACGATGTTACGAAATGAATCCTTTAAGGAGAAGAGTAAGAAGATTTTGTAAAAGCATACTCGCTTTTACAAGCAGAGTCTTTTTCTTTTTTCTCTCTGAGTAACAAAAGTTTGTCGTTACAAATATAAAAATACAAATCTTCTTTACCCGCTACCGGGTAAGTGCTTAACGAAACTAAATATTCATCCGACTCTGTATACTCATAATAAGCATTATAATATGCAGTTCTTTCTTCTTCTGTTTGTGGGTATTGGATGAAAATAGAGGGACGAATGAGCCTCGACTTTGTGTCCAAAACAAGATGGTCCGAATACACATCGAATGTACCTTCTAACTTTTCACTAATACCTGAATATTTACTAAATTCTCGATACACAAATCTGATTCCGTCGAATTCAATTGTATTCGAACAATCATCTCGATTTGGAATTTTACAAAAAACAAAATTCCCTTGTACGGCTGCAATCATAGCATCCCGGGATTCCACTTTATCTATGGAAAGATAACCACCGAACACCCATCCGGATGCAAAATTTGATTGAACACGATACCAATAAGAAGTGATTCCGTCTATTTCCGTGTCCTTATCGGACCGCTCGAGAACCTTCACCTGATCGCCTAGTTTTAATTTTCCCACCTTCTCCCCATCCAATGTGGGAGTTTTTCGTGCATTGAGAACCGTCGCAGAAATATATGCAGTTTGGCCGACCTCGAATGCCGGTGTTTTTTTACACTGGAACACAACCAAAGAAGTTAAGAAAACAAGGAACAATTTCTTCATGAAGGAGAGATTGGTTTTTGAGAGAAATTTTGGCAAGAAAAAATATGGTTAAAAAAAGAGAGTATTTCCACCTAATTTTAACTAGGTGGAAAATGCGAATTGGGTTTTATTTGGTAAATAAAGATGCCAACGAAGATAACTGAGAAGTGATATCCCCGCTTGGTTCCTTTCCATCAGGAGAAAGTTTATCGATGAACATTGGCAATAAGTTTCCAATGAGGCCTGCCGTAGCTTCCGAATCCAATCCTACCTTTTTTGCAAGCTCCTGCACAGAATCGCTTCCGAGAACCTTCATTACATCAGAAGCACCAATGTTTACGTTTTCTCCAGTTCCAACCCAAGAAGTAGCAGCTTCTGCAAACCCTTTCTCTTTGAACTTTTGGACAATTCCGGATACCCCACCATTATCTTCTATAATCTTCTGGATACCGGATACAACTTGGGGATTGTTTTGGACTAGCTCCACTGCCTGAGCTGCGACGGCTTTCAAACTTTCGAAAAAACTCATAAGCTAGATTTTGTTCTGAGAAATATAAAAAAGAAAGATATTTTTAAAAACCACAAACTAAAGTTTCTGAGATCTTTGTATTTTTCTTTTGGGATTCCAATAATTTATTGCATTCCCACTCCCCAAATCGAAACATCAATCCAATGTTAGCTGTATCGTGTCATGAAATTTAAAATATCCCAATTTCTAAACTTACGGTTAATGGCACTAGGAATCTCTTTATTCCTTGTCAATTGTTGGGCCAACCCTTTGACTCACCCGCCAATTGAATGTTTGATGAAACAATCCAACTTTCTTTGCCCAGACAAAGATCCTTTTCGACGTTTTGCCCCCGCACAGTATTTACTCCTCCTCCCAGAGTCTTCTGTCACCATCTCCAACCTAACCAACCACTCCATTGTGGAAACTGGGTTTGTTGTAGGAACCGTCCCGCAAGGACCAACTTTTGTAAATGTGGGAATTGATGATGCTCCTCCTACCCAAGTACCGGTGATCAATGGAACTTGGAGGTATGGTCTACCAGCAAAAGCCATTACTGGAACCTTCTGGACATATGGTACCCTTCACACTATCTATGCGCATTTGCCTTACGAAAGATCCAATACCATCCAAGTCCGGATGGGAACCAATCATGATACGGATGGAGATGGTTATCCGGATTTGATTGTATCGGCAACGCCAAACAATAGTACCCAAGGTTATGGATATGTTTACAAATCAAATCCAAATACGAAACAACTCGATACAACACCTAACACGGTGCTTACGAATGGACTCACTTCCTATTATTTTGGAAGTCGCATTGGATCTGGTGATTTTAATGGAGATGGGTATGCAGATATTTTAATAGGAGCACAAGCATATAATGCTGCAATTGGAAGGGCTTATGAATTTTTAAGTAGAGGCCAATCAGGGATTCCATCCCAAAACCTAAATACGGGTGGAACTGCTGATGCAATTCTTGATGGAGTAACAGATTCAGGAAGATTTGGTACGAATATCATCGGTGCTGATGTAAATGCAGATGGTTATGATGATGCTATCTTTGCTTCTCCATGGGAAAATGAATTATTTATTTTCCATAGTCAGGGCCCAAATGCAATATCTTCTCAGAGTACGAATAAAGCTAATTTTGTATTTAAAAATCCTTCTCCTCCGAATCCAGACGATAATTTCGGAACTTATGCCTATGCAGGTGATGTTAATGGAGATGGATTTTTAGACCTCGTTGTCAGTGCAGCTACGTATTCTACGATAATCGGCCGAATGTATATTTTTATTTCCAATCAAGGTTCCTTACCTACAACTCCTCAGCAAATCCTCGTTGCCCCATTAGAGTCAGCACCTGGGTGTGCGACTGGTCTTGGCTGCCAATTTGGAACCAGTTTTGTAATGGATTATTTCAACTCAGACCGTTGCATTGATCTTGCAGTAGGAGGACCCCAGTTCAACACAAGACAAGGAATTGTCTTTGTGTATCATTCCAATTGTGATCCAATCAATCCTTATCCGAATCCACCAGTGGCCACATTGGTAGGACCACCCACTACAAGTTGTAATGCAAACAATTGTTTCTTTGGGGGAACTTTAGCTTCTGGCGATACAAATGGAGATGGATTGCCTGACTTATTGATCGGAGCAACCGGTGCTAGTGCCGGGATTGGTGACGTTTACTTAGTGTTAAACGATCCAATTTCAGGATTTCGCAATATGGATTTAAGTGCAGGAGGATCAGCTGACAGTCTTTTTTCTGGGTCTCTTACAAATCGTAATTTCTCTCAAGGACTACAGTTCCAAGACACCAATGCAGATGGCCTACAAGATATCATCATCTCAGAACCATTGACCACCAATCAACTGTACACCTTTCATAGTATTCGAGGTGGTGTTCCAAAAAACCAAAACTTAAATGGAGGTGGAGTGACAAGCCAAACACTCACGCCACCTGCAGGAACTTCTTTGGGAAATACAATTGCGTTGTGGAAAACGAAAGCAGAGAATTATTTGTGGGCTATGGTCGTGAAAACAAAAGAGTATTTTGGTTTTATCTAATAGAAGACAGATTGATTGGATACATACTGTCACCTATTCATAGTTTGATAAAAAAATCCAATCAATATAAGCTATAGACCCTTTGCAATTTGTATCTACAATTTTTACAAAGGAATTCGATTCTACTCTTAAGGTCCAGAAACACAGCGTATATTACTACCTCCTTGTAATTTAAGATCATCCAATACGGAACCATTACTGAAAATTACCAACCATGCAGCAGTGGGTCCGAAGGAATTGGAATTAGTTGAACTCCAATACAGAATTCCCGTAGCCGGGAAAATCGTTGTATCGATCAAAGGCCCGGAAGACTTTGTTACATCTAGAATACTTTGTAGTTCGATGATATTGGGGAGTCGCCAGGTCCTAGAAGCTAAAGTAAGACCATGGCAACGTGTCAGTGCTACAGGCCAGGACTCGTAAACTGCAGAAGATCCTGAACAATCCAAATTC
This genomic stretch from Leptospira meyeri harbors:
- a CDS encoding DUF1566 domain-containing protein; the encoded protein is MKPYKIENIVVFFLFVTSQILAAPFSDNGNGTVTDLATGLLWQKCSWGQTNLDCSGSSAVYESWPVALTRCHGLTLASRTWRLPNIIELQSILDVTKSSGPLIDTTIFPATGILYWSSTNSNSFGPTAAWLVIFSNGSVLDDLKLQGGSNIRCVSGP
- a CDS encoding FG-GAP-like repeat-containing protein yields the protein MALGISLFLVNCWANPLTHPPIECLMKQSNFLCPDKDPFRRFAPAQYLLLLPESSVTISNLTNHSIVETGFVVGTVPQGPTFVNVGIDDAPPTQVPVINGTWRYGLPAKAITGTFWTYGTLHTIYAHLPYERSNTIQVRMGTNHDTDGDGYPDLIVSATPNNSTQGYGYVYKSNPNTKQLDTTPNTVLTNGLTSYYFGSRIGSGDFNGDGYADILIGAQAYNAAIGRAYEFLSRGQSGIPSQNLNTGGTADAILDGVTDSGRFGTNIIGADVNADGYDDAIFASPWENELFIFHSQGPNAISSQSTNKANFVFKNPSPPNPDDNFGTYAYAGDVNGDGFLDLVVSAATYSTIIGRMYIFISNQGSLPTTPQQILVAPLESAPGCATGLGCQFGTSFVMDYFNSDRCIDLAVGGPQFNTRQGIVFVYHSNCDPINPYPNPPVATLVGPPTTSCNANNCFFGGTLASGDTNGDGLPDLLIGATGASAGIGDVYLVLNDPISGFRNMDLSAGGSADSLFSGSLTNRNFSQGLQFQDTNADGLQDIIISEPLTTNQLYTFHSIRGGVPKNQNLNGGGVTSQTLTPPAGTSLGNTIALWKTKAENYLWAMVVKTKEYFGFI
- a CDS encoding YidB family protein, with the translated sequence MSFFESLKAVAAQAVELVQNNPQVVSGIQKIIEDNGGVSGIVQKFKEKGFAEAATSWVGTGENVNIGASDVMKVLGSDSVQELAKKVGLDSEATAGLIGNLLPMFIDKLSPDGKEPSGDITSQLSSLASLFTK
- a CDS encoding SH3 domain-containing protein codes for the protein MKKLFLVFLTSLVVFQCKKTPAFEVGQTAYISATVLNARKTPTLDGEKVGKLKLGDQVKVLERSDKDTEIDGITSYWYRVQSNFASGWVFGGYLSIDKVESRDAMIAAVQGNFVFCKIPNRDDCSNTIEFDGIRFVYREFSKYSGISEKLEGTFDVYSDHLVLDTKSRLIRPSIFIQYPQTEEERTAYYNAYYEYTESDEYLVSLSTYPVAGKEDLYFYICNDKLLLLREKKEKDSACKSEYAFTKSSYSSP